From the Bacteroidales bacterium genome, the window ACTGCTTTTTTTGTTTCTTCAATTGAGAAATTATCAAGCATAATTCTGTCAATTCCACCTGTTTCAATTATAACATTTATTTCATCAATATTTCTTGCTTCAATTTCAATTTTCAGGTTCTTATTATTTTCCTTCAGATAATCTTTTGTATTATGAATTGCATTTTTTATACCTCCTGCAAAATCAACATGATTATCTTTAATCATTATCATATCATACAATCCCATGCGATGATTCTCACCACCACCGATTTTAACGGCTTTTTTTTCTAAAAACCGCATTCCCGGAGTAGTTTTTCTTGTATCAAGGATTTTAGCTTTTAATCCTTTCAGTTTTTCAACATAGATGTTTGTTTTTGTAGCAATTCCGCTCATCCTTTGCATAACATTCAAAACAAGACGTTCGGCAGTTAGTAATGAATGTACTTTGCCTTCAACAAAAAATACTATGTCGCCATAGTTTACTTTTGTTCCATCTTTGATAAGTATATTTATTTTTATTTCAGGCTCAAATTTTTTGAATATTTTATCTGCAATTTCTACACCGGCAATTATTCCGGTTTCTTTTATAAGAAGTTGAGCTTTGCCATAAGAATTTTCAGGAATACATGCAAGGGTAGTATGATCACCGTTACCAATATCTTCTTTTATTGCCAGTTCAATTAATTTATCTAAATTATTCATCTTCTTTTTCAATCCTTAGCTGATGTATAATCGGTTGATTATCAATTATTTTTAGTAATAAATAAATCCTGTAATCTCCATTTGAGGTTTGTAATTTCCCAATTGCATATTTTGATGTTTCGTTTCCTCCCTGATGAATAATATTAAAGCCTGTTGGAGAATGCTTGGAAAAAAAATTCTTAATAATCAATCCTGCCTGTACTTTGCTGTAAACATCTTCTTTTTCAAGAATTACCAGTTCTATATCATTATTAAAATACTTAACTAACTCGTTTGAATTACCTGTTTTAAAAGCAATAATGATTTCTTCGGGAATTGAAGTATTTGCAAATGAAAAATTTACCGATAAACTAATAACAAGAAAAAATAATAT encodes:
- the nadC gene encoding carboxylating nicotinate-nucleotide diphosphorylase; this translates as MNNLDKLIELAIKEDIGNGDHTTLACIPENSYGKAQLLIKETGIIAGVEIADKIFKKFEPEIKINILIKDGTKVNYGDIVFFVEGKVHSLLTAERLVLNVMQRMSGIATKTNIYVEKLKGLKAKILDTRKTTPGMRFLEKKAVKIGGGENHRMGLYDMIMIKDNHVDFAGGIKNAIHNTKDYLKENNKNLKIEIEARNIDEINVIIETGGIDRIMLDNFSIEETKKAVALINGKYETESSGGITLKTIREYAECGVDYISVGALTHQINSLDMSLKAVK
- a CDS encoding DUF4783 domain-containing protein, coding for MKIYKSILFFLVISLSVNFSFANTSIPEEIIIAFKTGNSNELVKYFNNDIELVILEKEDVYSKVQAGLIIKNFFSKHSPTGFNIIHQGGNETSKYAIGKLQTSNGDYRIYLLLKIIDNQPIIHQLRIEKEDE